Proteins from a genomic interval of Sulfurospirillum oryzae:
- the mfd gene encoding transcription-repair coupling factor gives MLQAACYEFLQTKNDLQLLGVKGEKEALQASEVALFLGKKSYVLPDLRANSGDDLLSFHEEMVDLLRVLHAFYQDHSTKKILIAPLRTLLTPLPKAELFDTLSLEFGMRLPLERFREQMFYWGYLAVDVVQGKGEISIRGDIIDIFPPDSEKALRLSLFDDEVESIRFFDCESQKSAKEELESFALFPALFALNEERHTLMQKRIDTLKSDSFTKDVHSLGLWVLGESGAVYTESFKTFLSADALNELDEIALFDEEGAKSLQNLPRIPEARNYREIAPSNVKTFIELHQNKKITILAKNEVLLRIADIEPYPIKWVQSERIVNIMSAEEIILSLNKPTTKIKRKRANIVLDELKNGDYVVHENYGIGIFKGLTQATVLGATKDFVLIEYLGDDKLLLPVENLHVIDRYIGESGSLVSVDRLGKGSFQKLKAKTKERLLEIASEIIAIAAKREMVDGLSIAMEKDEMTRFQNDAGFVYTEDQQRVINEILTDFKSGKMMDRLLSGDVGFGKTEVAMNAIFATVRQGFQALLIAPTTLLCSQHFKSLSARFAKYNIKVAQLDRFTTPAQKQVILKELKSGALQVCVGTHSLFEVQLHNPALVVVDEEHKFGVKQKEKLKNFRENVHILSMSATPIPRSLNMALSSIKQYSQLLTPPNDREDVRTFVKEYDEKVIKEAIIREMRRGGQVFFVHNRIATIEAKRKELLSMMPNLRILTLHSEISAAITEKEMLHFEEKAYDVLLSTSIIESGIHIPNVNTIIIDSADHFGMADLHQLRGRVGRSKRQGFCYFLVKDKEELSESAKKRLIALESNSYLGSGSILAYHDLEIRGGGNLVGEAQSGHLKNIGYSLYLKMLEDAINSLLGKTPIASREVDIKLSISAFISDNDITEDRVRLELYRRLSRCGSVHDVLEIEEEMVDRFGKLDVPTKQFLQLIEIKILATQQNIVLISNYGQNITIKYEDEKKITLQSRSRDDDDVIATVLLHLRSKA, from the coding sequence TTGTTACAAGCTGCGTGTTATGAATTTTTACAGACCAAAAATGACCTTCAACTTTTAGGCGTCAAAGGCGAAAAAGAGGCTTTACAAGCTTCTGAAGTAGCCCTTTTTCTTGGTAAAAAAAGCTATGTTCTACCCGACCTTAGGGCAAATAGTGGTGATGACTTACTCTCCTTTCACGAAGAAATGGTGGATCTTTTACGTGTACTTCATGCGTTTTATCAAGATCATTCAACCAAAAAGATTTTAATTGCACCGCTTCGTACTCTTTTAACGCCTCTTCCAAAAGCAGAACTTTTTGATACCTTGAGCCTTGAATTTGGCATGCGTCTGCCTCTGGAACGTTTTCGTGAACAGATGTTTTATTGGGGTTACCTTGCCGTCGATGTGGTTCAAGGTAAGGGTGAAATTTCTATACGCGGTGACATTATTGATATTTTCCCGCCTGATAGCGAAAAGGCACTTCGACTCAGTCTGTTTGATGATGAAGTCGAAAGTATTCGTTTTTTTGACTGTGAAAGTCAAAAAAGTGCCAAAGAGGAGTTGGAGAGCTTTGCACTGTTTCCAGCACTTTTTGCGTTGAATGAAGAGCGTCATACACTGATGCAAAAGCGCATTGATACGCTCAAAAGTGATAGTTTTACCAAAGATGTTCACTCTCTTGGACTTTGGGTACTTGGAGAGAGTGGGGCAGTTTATACTGAGAGTTTCAAAACTTTTTTGAGTGCTGATGCTCTAAATGAGCTTGATGAGATCGCACTGTTTGACGAAGAAGGGGCTAAAAGCCTTCAAAATCTTCCGCGTATTCCCGAAGCACGAAATTACCGCGAGATTGCACCCTCAAATGTTAAAACATTTATAGAGTTGCATCAAAATAAGAAGATTACAATTCTGGCTAAAAACGAAGTTTTACTACGCATAGCAGATATTGAGCCATATCCTATAAAATGGGTTCAGAGTGAACGCATTGTCAATATCATGAGCGCAGAAGAGATTATTCTCTCCCTCAATAAGCCTACAACAAAAATCAAACGCAAGCGTGCCAATATCGTTCTTGATGAGCTTAAAAATGGCGACTATGTGGTGCATGAAAACTATGGAATCGGTATTTTTAAAGGCTTAACGCAAGCCACCGTCTTAGGTGCTACCAAAGACTTTGTTCTGATTGAATATTTGGGCGATGACAAACTTTTACTTCCCGTTGAAAACTTACATGTAATCGATCGTTACATTGGAGAGAGTGGCAGTCTTGTAAGTGTAGATCGCCTTGGTAAAGGCAGTTTCCAAAAACTCAAAGCAAAAACCAAAGAGCGACTTTTAGAGATAGCGAGCGAAATTATCGCCATTGCGGCCAAACGTGAGATGGTCGATGGACTCAGCATTGCTATGGAAAAAGATGAGATGACACGTTTTCAAAATGATGCTGGATTTGTCTATACCGAAGATCAACAGCGTGTCATCAATGAAATTTTGACGGACTTTAAAAGTGGTAAGATGATGGATCGTCTTTTAAGTGGCGATGTTGGCTTTGGTAAAACAGAAGTCGCAATGAACGCGATATTTGCTACAGTGCGACAAGGATTTCAAGCTCTCTTAATCGCACCTACCACCCTTTTATGTTCTCAACATTTTAAAAGCCTCTCGGCTCGTTTTGCTAAGTACAACATTAAAGTGGCTCAGTTGGATCGTTTTACTACACCAGCTCAAAAGCAGGTCATTTTAAAAGAGCTCAAAAGTGGAGCATTACAGGTCTGCGTTGGAACACACTCACTTTTTGAAGTGCAACTGCACAACCCCGCTCTTGTCGTGGTCGATGAAGAGCATAAATTTGGCGTGAAGCAGAAAGAAAAACTTAAAAACTTCCGTGAAAACGTGCATATTCTCTCCATGAGTGCAACCCCGATTCCTAGAAGCCTTAATATGGCACTGAGTTCCATCAAACAGTATTCGCAACTTCTTACGCCTCCAAACGATAGGGAAGATGTGCGAACATTTGTCAAAGAGTACGATGAAAAAGTCATTAAAGAGGCGATCATTCGTGAGATGAGGCGAGGGGGGCAGGTCTTTTTTGTCCATAACCGCATTGCGACCATTGAGGCTAAACGAAAAGAGTTACTCTCCATGATGCCAAACCTTCGCATCCTAACACTTCACTCCGAGATTAGTGCGGCAATCACTGAAAAAGAGATGCTGCACTTTGAAGAGAAGGCGTATGATGTGCTTTTGAGTACCTCCATCATCGAATCAGGCATTCACATTCCTAATGTCAACACGATCATTATTGATTCAGCCGATCACTTCGGCATGGCAGATCTTCACCAACTTCGTGGTCGTGTAGGGCGAAGTAAACGTCAGGGATTCTGTTACTTCTTGGTTAAAGACAAAGAGGAACTCTCGGAATCGGCTAAAAAACGCCTCATTGCGCTTGAGTCAAACTCTTATCTTGGGAGTGGCTCCATTCTTGCGTACCATGACCTTGAAATCAGAGGTGGCGGTAACTTGGTCGGTGAGGCACAAAGTGGGCATCTCAAAAATATTGGGTATTCGCTCTATCTTAAAATGCTTGAAGACGCTATCAATTCACTTTTGGGTAAAACACCTATTGCTTCACGCGAAGTGGACATTAAACTCTCTATCAGTGCGTTTATCAGCGATAACGACATCACCGAAGATCGCGTTAGGTTGGAGCTTTACAGGCGTTTGAGCCGTTGTGGAAGTGTTCATGATGTTTTAGAAATTGAAGAGGAGATGGTGGATCGCTTTGGAAAACTTGATGTTCCAACGAAACAGTTTTTACAACTTATCGAGATTAAAATTTTAGCGACTCAGCAAAACATTGTTCTTATCTCTAATTACGGACAAAACATTACGATCAAATATGAAGATGAGAAAAAAATCACACTCCAATCACGAAGCCGTGACGATGACGATGTCATTGCAACGGTGTTGTTGCATTTAAGGAGCAAAGCGTGA
- the lptE gene encoding LPS assembly lipoprotein LptE: MKRLFLGILMLAFLSGCGYKPSSYYAKQALGNKIYAEVTISRQDPRNSVLIKDAVNEAIVSRFSGKLVAKEQADSVLHVKIGSIAFSPTVYDKYGYVVAYKTTVILAIDYEDETKKVQKLTASGEYDFSIESNSVISDNNRFDAIRYAASDALDEFVSKIAIKGLRNGNNN, encoded by the coding sequence ATGAAACGACTATTTCTTGGAATCTTGATGTTGGCATTTCTCAGTGGATGTGGTTATAAACCATCATCTTATTATGCAAAGCAAGCATTGGGCAATAAAATATATGCAGAAGTTACGATCTCAAGACAAGATCCAAGAAATAGTGTTCTCATTAAAGATGCAGTCAATGAAGCGATTGTAAGCCGTTTTAGCGGAAAGCTGGTCGCTAAAGAACAAGCAGATAGTGTTTTACATGTAAAGATTGGTTCCATTGCTTTCTCTCCTACCGTGTATGATAAATACGGTTATGTTGTCGCCTATAAAACCACAGTTATTTTGGCAATAGACTATGAAGATGAAACTAAGAAAGTCCAAAAATTAACCGCTTCAGGAGAATACGATTTTTCTATTGAATCTAACAGTGTTATCTCTGATAATAATCGTTTTGATGCAATTCGATATGCAGCGAGTGATGCTTTAGATGAGTTTGTTTCAAAGATAGCTATTAAAGGACTCCGTAATGGCAACAACAATTAA
- a CDS encoding TIGR00282 family metallophosphoesterase, whose protein sequence is MRVGFIGDIVGRPGRFMLEQHLKKIRKEYELDLVIANGENASHGFGLGSQHAKELFSYGADILTGGNHSWDKKEIIPLLDVMPILRPLNYPSSVPGRGVSVLHVKDEKIAIINVMGHYGMPMVENPFLRVQKAVEVLKDEGVKTIVVDFHAEVTSEKYAMLHLLKGKVSAILGTHTHVGTDDLQIVEGTCYVSDVGLSGARDGVIGMDKDAPLKRFLTGMPAALEIPKKCKKILQMVIMEIDEGKCIEAFKLRIFDDQERLIAKAVHE, encoded by the coding sequence GTGAGAGTAGGGTTTATCGGTGACATAGTAGGTCGTCCGGGGCGTTTCATGCTCGAACAGCACCTTAAAAAAATCCGAAAAGAGTATGAACTCGACTTGGTTATCGCTAATGGTGAAAATGCCAGTCACGGGTTTGGACTAGGTTCACAGCATGCCAAAGAGCTTTTTTCGTATGGTGCAGATATTCTCACCGGAGGAAACCACTCATGGGATAAAAAAGAGATCATCCCTCTTTTAGATGTTATGCCTATTCTTAGACCTCTAAATTATCCTTCCAGTGTCCCTGGTCGAGGGGTAAGTGTTTTACATGTAAAAGATGAGAAGATCGCTATCATCAATGTTATGGGACATTATGGCATGCCCATGGTTGAAAACCCTTTCCTAAGAGTGCAAAAAGCAGTTGAAGTATTAAAGGATGAGGGTGTGAAAACGATAGTAGTCGATTTTCATGCGGAAGTGACTTCTGAAAAATACGCCATGCTCCATCTTTTAAAAGGAAAGGTGAGTGCCATTTTAGGTACCCACACGCACGTAGGAACAGATGATCTTCAAATTGTTGAGGGAACATGCTATGTGAGCGATGTTGGGCTTAGTGGGGCACGTGATGGTGTTATAGGCATGGATAAAGATGCTCCACTCAAACGTTTTCTCACTGGCATGCCAGCCGCGCTCGAAATTCCTAAAAAATGCAAGAAAATTTTGCAGATGGTTATTATGGAAATCGATGAGGGTAAGTGTATAGAAGCGTTTAAATTGCGTATTTTTGATGATCAAGAGCGTTTGATCGCCAAGGCGGTGCATGAATAG
- a CDS encoding bifunctional folylpolyglutamate synthase/dihydrofolate synthase translates to MQLQSFLETKPLFYDVIDYARMPQTYESIQSHFTLPKIIHLVGTNGKGTTGRFLAQMLRANGLHVGHYTSPHILKFNERIWLDGSDVDDATLEQAHQELLSWLEPSMAEALSYFEYTTLLAISIFCKRCDYVVFEAGLGGEYDATNVFPKCLSIITPIGLDHQAFLGESIEEIAQTKINSVTTDFVLAKQYSPKILPIATRKAQEIDSHLYCVEDFFDSKACLELDAYALELGLPLYLQENFKTALCALKILGYDCDLKTFFPSVLQGRCQKILPNVTIDVGHNVMAAEALKKSLGEKKVILVYNSYKDKDFKVILETLKPIIEEILVIEIDSPRAAAKSDLYDAARALTLPISSFFAIQKNKEYLVFGSFSVVEAFLKVLCEK, encoded by the coding sequence ATGCAACTCCAATCCTTTTTAGAGACAAAACCGCTTTTTTATGATGTGATTGATTATGCACGTATGCCTCAAACGTACGAAAGCATACAATCGCATTTTACCCTTCCTAAAATTATTCACCTTGTAGGCACAAATGGTAAAGGTACAACAGGACGCTTTTTAGCGCAAATGCTTAGAGCCAATGGTTTACATGTAGGACATTATACTTCTCCTCATATTCTAAAGTTTAATGAACGTATTTGGCTCGATGGCTCAGATGTGGATGATGCAACCTTAGAGCAAGCGCATCAAGAACTGCTCTCTTGGTTAGAGCCTTCGATGGCGGAAGCTCTTTCCTATTTTGAATATACGACACTTTTAGCCATAAGTATTTTTTGCAAAAGATGCGATTATGTCGTCTTTGAAGCAGGGCTTGGGGGTGAATATGATGCTACCAATGTTTTCCCTAAATGTCTTTCTATCATCACCCCTATTGGATTGGATCATCAAGCATTTTTAGGCGAGAGCATCGAAGAAATTGCTCAGACAAAAATTAATAGTGTGACGACAGATTTTGTTTTGGCGAAACAATACTCTCCCAAAATCCTTCCAATCGCTACTCGCAAAGCGCAAGAAATTGACAGTCATCTCTACTGCGTGGAAGACTTTTTTGATTCAAAGGCGTGTTTGGAACTTGATGCGTATGCGCTAGAGTTGGGATTGCCTCTTTATCTGCAAGAGAATTTTAAAACAGCACTTTGCGCATTAAAAATACTTGGGTATGATTGTGATCTAAAAACATTTTTTCCTTCCGTTCTACAAGGGCGCTGTCAAAAAATTTTACCCAATGTCACCATTGACGTAGGGCATAATGTAATGGCAGCTGAAGCTTTGAAAAAGAGTTTAGGTGAAAAAAAGGTTATTTTGGTCTATAATAGCTATAAAGATAAAGATTTTAAAGTCATTTTAGAGACTTTAAAACCCATTATCGAAGAGATTCTAGTGATTGAGATCGACAGCCCAAGAGCTGCTGCAAAGAGCGATTTGTATGACGCTGCTCGTGCATTGACACTTCCAATCTCTTCCTTTTTTGCTATCCAAAAGAACAAAGAGTACTTAGTATTTGGCTCTTTTTCGGTTGTGGAAGCTTTTTTAAAGGTTTTATGTGAAAAATAA
- a CDS encoding peptidoglycan DD-metalloendopeptidase family protein produces MKNKFTVTISDVHGSRHFLLHQLIKKFLLYFTLFVALVILVGSFVILFLMKEVTSLEAKKESAVAERNLLLTQNEELQSKISEKAQEYENIRDKISNMEEMIGLRVNEEENIDNRLEEIDLTVMQQKTFFDNIPSGDVMAYSEISSPFGWRDNPILKRKEFHTGIDLRAPVGTPVLAPADGVVKFTQYNQNSGYGNVVSLSHNYGFESYYAHLQNKPVVKEGQFVRKGDIIAYSGVSGMTTGPHLHYEVKFIGRILDPQPFLRWRGSNFMEIFKKEKRVTWESLIKLINTQQQYPLPRQPL; encoded by the coding sequence GTGAAAAATAAATTTACCGTTACAATTTCCGATGTACATGGTTCGAGGCATTTTTTATTACATCAGCTGATTAAGAAATTTTTACTCTATTTTACACTGTTTGTAGCGCTCGTTATTTTAGTGGGTAGCTTTGTTATTTTATTTTTGATGAAAGAAGTTACAAGTTTAGAAGCTAAAAAAGAGAGTGCTGTTGCTGAACGAAATCTTCTTTTAACGCAAAATGAAGAGCTTCAAAGCAAGATTTCTGAAAAAGCGCAAGAGTATGAAAATATTCGCGATAAAATCAGTAATATGGAAGAGATGATCGGTCTTCGTGTCAATGAAGAAGAAAACATCGACAACCGACTTGAAGAGATTGATCTTACCGTGATGCAACAAAAAACATTTTTTGATAATATTCCAAGTGGTGATGTTATGGCGTACAGCGAGATTTCGTCGCCTTTTGGATGGAGAGACAATCCTATTTTAAAACGAAAAGAATTTCATACGGGAATTGATCTAAGGGCTCCTGTTGGAACACCTGTTTTAGCACCAGCAGACGGCGTTGTTAAATTTACACAATACAATCAAAACAGTGGGTATGGTAATGTCGTTTCACTCAGTCACAACTATGGATTTGAAAGTTATTATGCACATCTACAAAATAAACCAGTCGTTAAAGAGGGACAATTTGTAAGAAAAGGTGATATTATTGCTTATTCTGGTGTTAGTGGGATGACAACAGGTCCTCATTTGCATTATGAGGTAAAATTTATTGGACGAATACTTGATCCACAACCATTTTTAAGATGGAGAGGGTCTAATTTTATGGAAATCTTTAAAAAGGAGAAGAGAGTCACATGGGAATCTTTAATAAAGTTGATCAATACACAACAACAGTACCCGCTTCCGAGACAACCATTATAG
- the leuS gene encoding leucine--tRNA ligase — MLYNPLELEKKWQQKWEQTNAFEPLADMSKKKKYILSMFPYPSGRIHMGHVRNYTIGDAIARHHRKNGFNVLHPIGWDSFGMPAENAAIKHGVHPKKWTYENIDYMRKELASLGLSFSRKREFAASDVLYTKHEQRIFIEMFNKGLVYQKSATLNWCNTCQTVLANEQVEEGCCWRCDNPVEQRLLPGYYLKITQYAQELLDDCEKLREGWPSQVLTMQENWIGRSEGLEFSFTLSDASKAKLGNQFESYKVFTTRPDTIYGVSYSALAPEHAIVKYLIEHKLLSEDKIAQIKKMQSVGARDRAQAPKEGVSLEIDVIHPLTGKNVPVWVANFVLIEYGGGAVMAVPAHDERDFEFATKYDLAIIQSIETTTPFDGSAATTEYGKLVDSGEFTGLDSKSAQKAIIAHFEANKMGTKVINYKLRDWGISRQRYWGAPIPMVHCPKCGLVPEKIENLPVALPDDVEIKGEGNPLDKHPTWKHTKCPTCNGEAVRETDTMDTFFQSSWYFLRYTTDPSLWNDVPFDKESANYWMNVDQYIGGIEHAILHLLYSRFFTKVLRDLGYVSCDEPFANLLTQGMVLKDGSKMSKSKGNTVDPDAIIKTYGADTARLFILFAAPPQKELEWNDSAVEGAFRFLKRFAQKSENALTCKAIPSIDHALLSKESKYARKKVYEALKKSNEIYEGSYTFNTLIAASMEALNALGDQNDPAVWSEGYFILLNLLEPIVPHLCWEMSEALFGCANLTPIAMKEEVFVEDSMILAVTVNGKKRSEIEVATSVSKEEALRLGKESVAKWLENTELLKEIYVPNKLINLVVK; from the coding sequence ATGTTATACAATCCTTTAGAACTTGAAAAAAAATGGCAGCAAAAGTGGGAACAAACCAATGCGTTTGAACCCCTTGCCGATATGAGTAAAAAGAAAAAATATATTTTAAGTATGTTCCCTTATCCTAGTGGACGTATTCACATGGGGCATGTTCGCAACTATACCATAGGCGATGCCATAGCGCGTCATCACCGTAAAAATGGTTTTAATGTCTTGCATCCAATTGGGTGGGATAGTTTCGGTATGCCTGCTGAGAATGCTGCGATTAAACATGGTGTTCATCCTAAAAAATGGACGTATGAGAACATAGACTATATGCGTAAAGAGCTTGCCTCATTAGGACTCTCTTTTTCCAGGAAAAGAGAATTTGCCGCAAGTGATGTGCTCTATACCAAACACGAACAACGTATTTTTATTGAGATGTTTAATAAAGGATTGGTCTATCAAAAAAGTGCCACACTAAACTGGTGTAATACCTGCCAAACGGTTTTAGCCAATGAGCAAGTCGAAGAAGGGTGTTGTTGGCGTTGTGATAACCCAGTAGAACAACGATTACTTCCAGGTTACTACCTTAAAATCACGCAATATGCACAAGAGCTACTTGATGATTGTGAAAAACTAAGAGAAGGCTGGCCAAGTCAAGTTTTAACAATGCAAGAAAACTGGATAGGCAGAAGTGAAGGGTTAGAGTTTTCTTTTACCCTTAGTGATGCTTCTAAAGCAAAACTTGGCAATCAATTTGAAAGCTACAAAGTTTTCACCACACGCCCTGATACGATTTATGGCGTTAGTTATTCGGCACTTGCACCCGAACATGCCATTGTTAAATATCTGATTGAGCATAAGTTATTAAGCGAAGATAAAATTGCTCAAATTAAAAAAATGCAAAGCGTGGGTGCGCGTGATCGTGCTCAAGCACCAAAAGAGGGTGTCAGTTTAGAAATTGACGTTATTCATCCACTTACCGGTAAAAATGTACCTGTATGGGTAGCAAATTTTGTTTTGATCGAGTACGGTGGGGGTGCTGTTATGGCAGTTCCAGCGCACGATGAGAGAGATTTTGAATTTGCGACAAAGTATGATTTAGCGATTATTCAAAGCATTGAAACAACAACTCCTTTTGATGGTAGTGCAGCAACAACTGAGTATGGAAAACTTGTTGATTCAGGAGAATTTACAGGGCTTGATTCTAAAAGTGCACAAAAAGCAATTATTGCGCATTTTGAAGCGAACAAAATGGGCACCAAAGTCATTAACTATAAACTTCGTGACTGGGGTATTAGCCGTCAACGTTATTGGGGTGCTCCAATTCCAATGGTGCATTGTCCAAAATGTGGACTTGTACCAGAAAAGATTGAAAATCTTCCTGTGGCATTGCCTGATGATGTTGAGATTAAAGGAGAAGGCAATCCTCTTGATAAGCACCCTACATGGAAGCACACAAAATGTCCTACATGTAATGGTGAAGCTGTTCGTGAAACCGATACCATGGATACCTTTTTTCAATCAAGTTGGTACTTTTTACGTTATACCACCGATCCATCGTTGTGGAATGATGTACCTTTTGATAAAGAGAGTGCAAACTACTGGATGAATGTCGATCAATACATTGGTGGTATTGAACATGCGATTTTACATCTTCTTTACTCTCGTTTCTTTACAAAAGTACTGCGTGATTTAGGTTATGTGAGTTGTGATGAGCCTTTTGCAAACTTATTGACACAAGGCATGGTGCTTAAAGATGGCTCAAAAATGAGCAAGTCTAAAGGCAATACCGTTGATCCTGATGCGATTATCAAAACCTATGGTGCTGATACGGCGCGCCTTTTCATCCTGTTTGCAGCGCCTCCGCAAAAAGAGCTTGAGTGGAACGACAGTGCGGTAGAAGGTGCCTTTAGATTTTTGAAACGTTTTGCTCAAAAGAGTGAAAATGCGCTTACATGTAAAGCAATTCCAAGTATTGATCATGCATTACTTTCTAAAGAATCCAAGTATGCTCGCAAGAAAGTCTATGAAGCACTTAAAAAGTCAAATGAGATTTATGAGGGAAGTTATACTTTTAATACACTAATAGCAGCATCGATGGAAGCCTTAAATGCACTTGGCGATCAAAATGATCCAGCGGTCTGGAGTGAGGGTTATTTTATTCTTTTAAATCTTTTGGAGCCGATTGTTCCGCATTTGTGCTGGGAGATGAGTGAGGCGCTTTTTGGTTGTGCCAACTTAACGCCTATTGCGATGAAAGAAGAAGTTTTTGTAGAAGATAGTATGATATTAGCCGTGACGGTCAATGGCAAAAAACGTTCAGAAATTGAAGTAGCAACATCTGTTTCTAAAGAAGAAGCATTACGCCTTGGAAAAGAGAGTGTTGCAAAATGGTTAGAAAATACTGAGCTTCTCAAAGAGATCTATGTTCCAAATAAACTGATTAACTTGGTGGTAAAATAA
- a CDS encoding bactofilin family protein, producing MGIFNKVDQYTTTVPASETTIIASGAKIEGIFNCQTRLHVDGEIIGKILSDSIVIIGKQGKISGEINASHLIINGLFEGNANCDNVEVLEGGKFLGKVIAKELVIEAKAIFEGESKIKMESVETPSYEEQRD from the coding sequence ATGGGAATCTTTAATAAAGTTGATCAATACACAACAACAGTACCCGCTTCCGAGACAACCATTATAGCCAGTGGAGCTAAAATAGAGGGCATTTTCAACTGCCAAACACGTTTACATGTAGACGGCGAAATCATCGGTAAAATACTCTCTGATAGCATTGTTATCATTGGAAAGCAAGGCAAAATTAGCGGTGAAATTAATGCAAGCCATTTGATTATCAACGGTCTTTTTGAAGGCAATGCCAATTGTGATAACGTTGAAGTCTTAGAAGGTGGCAAGTTCTTAGGTAAAGTCATTGCAAAAGAGCTTGTGATTGAAGCCAAAGCTATTTTTGAAGGCGAGAGTAAAATAAAAATGGAGAGTGTTGAGACACCTTCGTATGAAGAGCAAAGGGATTGA
- a CDS encoding GGDEF domain-containing protein, with protein MATTINEIIKDALELIKAEHLNLTPDNYAKVFCKVAKQKGVIVEDCQKVDKYTKKLDPNIVTDMKRFNISSVDELLAFLVAKLNRANEGDALKMVNVLAILTKRVLQAITLLHDAKATSLANASLERLDFHQNLQSIELVKEKWFDFISNYDDSYLKKLDVFGHVSKDDLEMMVRDLIRIMSKDTSTELYKTLVPLIIASLSPSIASGMNDELASISNELRNSPDALGTPAFQQEIKHLISKRIELDKAEVQKKVSALDKILDEINRKIMELIQSSNLSHEQVKVIKADLQNINFEHDSFENVHVKLLNIASSLENETKSLSEKMMNNQETITKLQNRVSKLESALLVAKQEVKEDYLTHVATKRALANEMNRVEDAFMRYKIDYTICFIDIDHFKIVNDTYGHEAGDVILSTVGKILRKYIRQVDFVGRYGGEEFLVILPSTDLAHAVHFADKIRSIVEQFKFLYKNERINVTVSCGVAQRSLEKSKDETISAADGFLYKAKEAGRNQVMPVL; from the coding sequence ATGGCAACAACAATTAATGAAATCATTAAAGATGCACTAGAGCTTATTAAAGCGGAGCATCTTAATTTAACACCTGATAATTATGCGAAAGTCTTTTGTAAAGTTGCTAAACAAAAAGGTGTTATTGTTGAAGATTGTCAAAAAGTAGATAAATATACCAAAAAACTTGATCCTAATATTGTTACCGATATGAAGCGATTTAATATCAGCTCTGTCGATGAACTTCTGGCATTTTTGGTAGCGAAATTAAATCGTGCCAATGAGGGTGATGCCCTTAAAATGGTTAATGTCCTTGCAATTTTGACAAAGCGAGTGCTTCAAGCCATTACATTGTTACACGATGCAAAAGCCACGAGTTTGGCAAATGCTTCACTTGAACGCCTTGATTTTCATCAGAATCTTCAATCCATTGAGCTTGTTAAGGAAAAATGGTTTGACTTTATCTCCAATTACGATGACAGTTATCTTAAAAAATTGGACGTATTTGGGCATGTGAGTAAAGATGATCTTGAAATGATGGTGCGAGATCTCATTCGCATCATGAGTAAAGATACGAGCACAGAACTCTATAAAACACTTGTTCCTCTTATTATCGCATCACTTTCACCTTCTATCGCTTCTGGAATGAATGATGAATTAGCTTCTATTAGTAATGAATTGCGTAATTCTCCTGATGCACTAGGTACTCCTGCATTCCAACAAGAGATTAAGCATCTTATTTCAAAGCGTATAGAGTTAGATAAAGCAGAAGTACAAAAGAAAGTTTCTGCTTTAGATAAAATTCTGGATGAAATCAATAGAAAGATTATGGAACTGATTCAAAGTAGTAATTTGAGTCATGAACAGGTCAAAGTCATTAAAGCAGATTTACAAAATATTAATTTCGAGCATGATAGTTTTGAAAATGTTCACGTTAAGCTTTTAAATATTGCTTCCTCTTTGGAAAATGAGACCAAGTCTCTGAGTGAAAAAATGATGAATAATCAGGAGACCATTACCAAACTCCAAAACCGCGTTTCTAAATTAGAATCCGCTCTTTTAGTGGCAAAACAAGAGGTCAAAGAAGATTATCTAACTCATGTGGCAACCAAACGAGCTCTTGCAAATGAGATGAATCGTGTGGAAGATGCCTTTATGCGTTACAAAATTGATTATACGATCTGCTTTATCGATATTGATCATTTTAAAATAGTCAATGACACATACGGGCATGAAGCGGGTGATGTTATTCTCTCGACTGTTGGCAAAATTTTACGTAAGTACATTAGACAAGTTGATTTTGTTGGACGTTATGGTGGCGAAGAGTTTTTGGTGATTTTGCCTAGTACCGACCTTGCGCATGCAGTTCATTTTGCCGATAAAATTCGCTCCATCGTTGAGCAATTTAAGTTTCTTTATAAAAATGAACGCATTAATGTGACGGTCAGTTGCGGTGTTGCTCAACGCTCTTTAGAAAAATCCAAAGACGAGACCATCAGTGCAGCCGATGGCTTTTTGTATAAAGCAAAAGAGGCTGGACGAAACCAAGTGATGCCAGTGCTTTAA